In the genome of Candidatus Reidiella endopervernicosa, one region contains:
- a CDS encoding endonuclease/exonuclease/phosphatase family protein: MNSGSVAVAQQPVERIGHDRPLRLLSYNIQAGITTRNYHNYITHSWKHLLPHSERMDNLARVAQLASEFDIAGLQEVDSGSLRSGFINQTEYIAHRGHIPHWYDKTNRNLGKLAQHSIGMLSQIKPTHVSEHKLPGVIPGRGVLKVEFGGKDDPLVVIIIHLALGKRARMRQLDFISELVSSYRHVILMGDLNCVSESEEIRMLSSKTDLHEPVHGLHTFPSWRPEKNIDHILVSPTLKVCKIGVLKYPFSDHLPIAMELRLPKGLYIDE, from the coding sequence ATGAACAGTGGCAGTGTCGCTGTAGCGCAGCAGCCAGTCGAACGGATCGGACACGATCGCCCGTTACGTCTGCTCAGCTATAACATCCAGGCGGGTATCACTACCCGCAACTACCACAACTACATCACCCATAGCTGGAAACACCTGCTGCCCCACTCGGAGCGGATGGATAACCTGGCGCGTGTTGCCCAGCTGGCCAGCGAGTTCGATATTGCTGGCCTGCAGGAGGTCGATTCTGGCAGTCTGCGCAGCGGATTTATCAACCAGACCGAGTACATCGCCCACCGTGGCCACATTCCCCACTGGTACGACAAGACCAACCGTAATCTCGGCAAGCTGGCGCAACACAGCATTGGCATGCTGAGCCAGATCAAACCAACCCATGTTAGTGAACATAAGCTGCCCGGAGTGATACCGGGTCGGGGTGTGTTGAAGGTCGAGTTCGGCGGTAAGGATGATCCGCTGGTAGTGATTATCATCCACCTTGCGCTCGGTAAACGCGCACGAATGCGTCAACTCGATTTCATCAGCGAGCTAGTCTCGAGCTATCGCCATGTGATCCTGATGGGTGATCTGAACTGTGTCTCCGAGAGTGAAGAGATTCGCATGCTGAGCAGCAAGACCGACCTGCATGAACCGGTGCACGGCCTGCACACCTTCCCTAGCTGGCGACCGGAGAAGAATATCGACCATATTCTGGTATCGCCGACGCTCAAGGTATGTAAAATCGGGGTATTGAAATACCCCTTCTCGGACCACCTGCCGATCGCGATGGAGCTGCGTCTGCCGAAGGGGCTCTACATCGACGAATGA